TGTCCTACCGGTCGGCCAACTTCGACGAAGAGGTCTTCGACGAACCGCACTCGTTCAACATCCTGCGCGACCCGAATCCGCACGTCGGCTTCGGCGGCACCGGTGCGCACTACTGTATCGGCGCGAACCTGGCCCGCATGACGATCAACCTGATCTTCAATGCCGTGGCCGACCAGATGCCCCACCTGAAACCGCTTTCGGAGCCCGAGCGGTTACGATCCGGGTGGCTCAACGGCATCAAGCACTGGCAGGTCGACTACACCGGAAAGAGCGCGGTTGCCAACTGATGGACTTCGATCTCACTGCAACGCAGCAGGCTGTCGCGGACGTGGCCACGTCGGTTCTCGAAAAGGATTTGGGCTGGGATGCTTTGGTGCGCGGTGGCGTGACGGCGCTGCCGGTGCCGGAACGCCTTGGCGGTGACGGCGTGGGCCTGGCCGAGGTCGCCACGGTTTTGACCGAGGTCGGCCGGCGCGGTGCGATCACGCCGGCTCTGGCCACGTTGGGCTTCGGCGTGGTGCCGCTGGTGGATCTGGCCTCCGACGAACAGCAGGACCGGTTCCTGGCCGGCTTGGTAAACGGGGCCAAGGGCGGGGTGCTGACCGCGGCGCTCAACGAGCCCGGTTCGGCGCTGCCGGACCGGCCCGCCACCACCTTCGCCGACGGGCGGTTGTCCGGAACGAAAGTCGCTGTGGCATATGCCGAACAAGCGGATTGGATCATCGTGACGGCCGACAACGCGGTGGTCGTGGTGTCGCCGAAGGCCGAAGGCGTCGAGCTGGTTCGCACGCCGACGTCAAATGGTTCCGACGAGTACACGGTGACGTTCGCCGCGGTCGCGGTTCCCGACACCGACGTGCTGGCCGGCGCCACCGCGCGCCGCATCAATGAACTGGTGCTCGCGGCGATCGGCGCCTTCACCGACGGGCTGGTGGCCGGTGCGCTGCGGCTGACCGCCGACTACGTGGCCGGGCGCAAGCAGTTCGGCAAGCCGCTGTCGACCTTCCAGACCGTGGCAGCGCAGCTGGCCCAGGTCTACATCGCCTCGCGCACCATCGGTTTGGCCGCGAAGTCGGTGGTGTGGCGGCTGTCTGAGGGCCGCGACGCCGACGACGATCTCGATGTGCTCGGATACTGGATCGCGTCGCAGGCCCCCCCGGTGATGCAGACCTGCCATCATTTGCACGGCGGCATGGGCATGGACATCACCTATCCGATGCACCGGTACTACTCCACGATCAAAGACCTGTCCCGGCTGCTGGGCGGGCCGTCTCATCGCCTCGATCTGGTTGGAGCGCAATGTTCATAGACCTGACTCCCGAGCAGCGTGCGCTGCAAGCGGAGCTCCGCGAATACTTCTCGAATCTGATTACGCCCGAAGAGGCGAAGGCGATGGAGTCCGACCGTCACAACGAGGCCTATCGCGCGGTGATCCGGCGGATGGGCCAGGACGGGAAGCTGGGGGTCGGTTGGCCAAAAGAGTTCGGCGGCTTGGGCTTCGGCCCGATCGAGCAGTCGATCTTCGTCAACGAGGCGCATCGCGCCGACGTGCCGTTGCCCGCGGTGACGCTGCAGACGGTCGGTCCCACCCTGCAGCAGTACGGCAGCGAGTTGCAGAAGAAGAAGTTCCTGCCGGCCATCCTCGCCGGTGAGGTGCACTTCGCGATCGGCTATAGCGAACCCGAGGCGGGAACCGATCTGGCCTCGCTGCGCACGTCGGCCGTGCGCCAGGGCGACGAGTACAT
The Mycobacterium sp. 050128 genome window above contains:
- a CDS encoding acyl-CoA dehydrogenase family protein encodes the protein MDFDLTATQQAVADVATSVLEKDLGWDALVRGGVTALPVPERLGGDGVGLAEVATVLTEVGRRGAITPALATLGFGVVPLVDLASDEQQDRFLAGLVNGAKGGVLTAALNEPGSALPDRPATTFADGRLSGTKVAVAYAEQADWIIVTADNAVVVVSPKAEGVELVRTPTSNGSDEYTVTFAAVAVPDTDVLAGATARRINELVLAAIGAFTDGLVAGALRLTADYVAGRKQFGKPLSTFQTVAAQLAQVYIASRTIGLAAKSVVWRLSEGRDADDDLDVLGYWIASQAPPVMQTCHHLHGGMGMDITYPMHRYYSTIKDLSRLLGGPSHRLDLVGAQCS